One Papio anubis isolate 15944 chromosome 18, Panubis1.0, whole genome shotgun sequence genomic window, GGATGTGCAAAGGTGGAGGTGGGGTGCACGGCCCGGGGTGGGCGTCTCCTGCAGGCTCTGCTTGTGGCCGGGGAATGGGGGTGCTGTTTCCCCAGCCTGCAGTTCATTTCCGACCCTTTTCCTGCTGGTTGCAGGGTGTAGTTGGGGTTGGGAAGAGGGGGTGAGTGTCATTCCCTGACACCTGGTGGGCCCCAACTCCTCAAGCTCAAGCCTCACCTGACCCCTAGTGGGCAGCGGTGACCACCCAGCCCCCGCAGAAGTGGAAGCCAGGTTTGCACTGGGAGGATAGGACTGGCAACTCCCACAAGGGCAGGAGGGACCTGAGGGGCGAGGgctgtgtaatcctagcactttgagaggctgaggcaggaggatcacttgaggccaagagttcaagaccagtcaggccATATAGTGAGACCCAAGTCtctatgtataaataaaaattgttttaaactcCCCCCACCTCTAGTTTGGCCACCACCCAGGGTCCCCCCACTGCATGGGCAGGACCCCACTGTGATCTGCAGGGACACCTGCCAGGCCCAGGAGCTGGGGATGGCATCCTCCCCATGGACATCCTGGATAGGATGCTGAGTCAGGGTGGATGGTGGGGACCCTGCAGCCTGGGGTTGGGGCAGGGCAGCCGGCAGTTGATGGTGTCCTTAGGTGCCACTGCAGTGCCCACAGCCCCCTCCCCTGATCGCTGTCCACCCAAGGGAGTGTCCGTCCCTCTCCAAGCCCAGGGTGCTGTGACGTGGTGGCTGGATCTCCCTGGGGCCCTGTGCTCTTGTGGGCTCTGAGTCAGTGACTGGGGTGGATTGGGGTGCAGGGCCTGGGGACACACAAACCCAGGAGGCCGCCCGGGTGCAGAGGGtacaggggctgggggtggggggtgggcaaGAGGTGTGGATACAGGAAACCGTCGGGAGGCAGAATCTGCAGGGTGTGGGGGCCAAGGAAGGGAGGAAACATGCCCCAAGCATGGCTGAGGGAGCAAGGGTAGTGGCCAGAGGGGTGGGATCCAGCTGGCAGAGtgtgaggaggaaggggaggaggatcTGGCCATGGAGGATGTGGTGCCCCCGTGTAACATGGCACAGTGCGGTTTTTTGCTTCTGGGCATTTGGGGCTGGGGATGGGCGTGTTTGACCTGGGGCTCCCAGCCTGCCTGAGCCTCGAACTTTCAAGAATCACTGCAGAGAGAGGGAAGCCCAGCGATCCAGAGAAAGGCCATGGGGTGTCAGAGGGTCCCCATCCTGTCCCCTGAGCCCACCGATCACGGCCCACCTTGCCACCACCCCCCTCATCAGCAGTCCTTGCGTTGATAACGCTCCTGGCTCCAGCATGTCTGGCAGCGCCAGGAGTGGCCGTGGGAAGATTCCTTGGAACCGCAGGTGTGTGCGGCCAGAGTGAGTTCGTCCCCCTTACTGCCCACGCCCTGTTGCAGGGCCCTGAGCAAGGGAGCAAGGGTGGGTGGCAAGAACCCTGCCGCCCGGGGGCAGGTGCTGAGGATGGGGGCCAAGGTCCTCCCGGTCCCCACCAGCCACATCCCCCGTCCGTCTCTGCGCCCCTTTTTATCTGCCTGTGTGTTTCTGGCCACTCTTCGGGAAGCAGGAGCCTGAGTGGTGGGAAAGGCGGCTAGGGAAGGGTCCTCCCAGAGGCCGCccgtgcctggcccagcccagcccagtggGGGCCCAAGTTCTGGAGTGAGTGAGGCTTTGGAGGCCCCAAACAGGAGACGGACAGCACCGACGTGTGCTCCACAGGTTTACTGAAGTTCTATGGGGAGCAAGGTCGGAGGGAGCCACGGCCTCAGTTGGCAGCCAGGATCTCCTGCACCCGGGGTATGAGCTTGGTAACATGGGTGTACACGCCAGGGCTGGAGGTGGAGCAGGTGCCACTGCCCCAGGACACAATGCCCATGAGGGTCCAGGCTCTGTCCTTCTGGCAGACCAGGGGGCCGCCGGAGTCACCctttgggagagggagaagggaactTGGATCTGGCAGCCCAGACAGACTGGTCCCAGGGGCCACTGGACATAGTTCCCAGAGTCCAGGCCAGGACCCCACACACAGCAGCGACTCAGCATGTGCTGTTGCATGGGTCATGAAAGATCCAGCAGCTGCTTGTGTGGCTCATGCCCCTGGAAGCCTGAGCCACCCCGGAATGGGGCCCTTTATTGGAAGCTTAGTAAAGCTGGTTTGACCAATAGGAGGAAGAGCCTGGTGGGGCTTGCCAAGGGGTCCTtgtgagggagggagggctgCTGGAGCCCGCTGGCCTGCTGGGATCCACTGCccaggttgtgcactgcacaactccaAGGGCCATTGGCTCTGACATTGGCCATGGAATTTTGCAGCAAGGTGACTCTGACATCAGGAAGCAGTGGGGTTAGCAGATGAGGGCAGAGAGGGGTGGGGAACCCGGGCCTCTTCTGCACCCCGCTCGCCTGGCCAGGGCCTGGGTGGGGCCAGCCTCACCTTGCAGGAGGAGACACCGCTGGCCCCAGCGCAGATCATCTCGGTGATCTTGCTGCCCCAGAACTTCCTGCATTGGGTATTGGACAGGAGGGGCAGGGCCGCGTGCTGCAGCTTGTCAGGGATCTTGTTGGCTGCAGGACAGGAGGAAGGTCAGGGCTCACCCAGCCCACTTAGGAGGGAGAGACCCGAGGCCGACACGCCTGCCCTCCCCTGCACCATCACCACGATGTTGGGTACGGCCCCTGGAGCCTCGGAAGCGCCTGTGGGACAAAGCGGGCCTCGGCCCTGCCCGGGTGGGAGCCCCACACTGTGACTCCAGGCAGGTCAGCCAGGGCAGGGCTCACCCGGCCAGGTGCGCTCAGAAGCCCCCTGTGCAGGCTCCTCATGATCCGACCTGGATTTTATTTGCACTGGGGGGATTTTAAATTCAGAGGATTATCAATGAAGAACGGAAAGTTAGGAGCGTGTTGGAATTTAGAGCCAAACAGTCACAGGGGGACTCCACAGCCAGGCAGCCCCGACCCCAGAGGCAGCCCCGCGGCCCCTCACCGTTGTACTTGGTCTTGCCCCAGCCTGTGGTGACGCACACTGTCCCCGTGGGGAAGTCATCGTCGGCGCTGGGCAGGCACACGGCGGACACCGTCTGGGAGAAGACGGCGGGTGTGGCCAGCTTCAGCAGGGTGATGTCACTGCGCACGGTGAAAATGCTGAAGCTGGGCTTCTTGAAGACCTGGGGGTGGGGGCCAGAGTGCCGGGGTGAGGCCCTGGGAGGAGGCAGGACCTGCAGGCTTCGAGGACACAGACTCCTTCCCTGGTGCCCATTAAGGAGCAGTCCATCCCCAGGGCCGGAATGGGAACCACGAGGCCGGACCGGCCCCCCTGGGCACCTGTCCCTGAAGCAGCCGAGGGATCTCCCCCCATGCCCGCTGCCCCTGCCCTCTGCTGCACGGGGCCTGGGTACCTTGGCGATCTTCAGGACCTGGATGTTCTCCTCATCAGAGCCCTGGTCAAACTCCCCGGCCACGACCACGTCAGAGGTCCTGGGCAGAGCGTTGTGGGTGAGAGAACATGCCCTGCTCCCCTCCCACCCAGCTGGGGGCGAGAAGCAGAGCCCGAGGCTGCCCGGTCCTCACCTGACCCCGCGGTGGGCGGCGGTGACCACCCAGTCCTCGCTGATGAGGGAACCTCCGCAGAAGTGGAAGCCAGTTTTGTCCTGAGAGGAAGATGGGGAGGGTCAGCAACTCCCACCTGGCGGCACCCCCAGCCTGGCCCCCACCCAGGGTGCCCACTGCCTTGCAGAAGCCCCCTCACCTGCAGGGACACCTGCCAGGGCCAGGAGCCAGGGACGGCGTCCTCCCCATTGACGATCCTGGTCAGGCCACTGAGCACGGGGGGGATGGCGGGGACCCCGCAGCCTGGGGACGGGAGTAGGGTAAAAAAGGGCTGAGGCCCCAAACCAACCTGGGCCTCACCTGCCTGCGTGCAGGACTCTCGGTTCTACCCCAGTCCACTGAGGCCAGCTCAGGACCTCCCTGGCACatgccgcctctgcctccctggtcccCCAGTCTCTAGGCTCAAATGTCCCTAATTCTCGGCCTGCTGGCTCCAGTCATCCTTCCAGGATGCAGAGGGTCATGTCTCCCCCTACCTGGGGCCTGACCTGCCTGAAGAAGCAGAAAACAGGCCGGGCTATAAGACTGCCTGGGCTCAGCCTCGAGGCCATCCtttccttgctgtgtgaccctagACCAGGCAGGGCAGCACTCAGGCCTTGGTGTCCTCAGCTATAAAACGGGCAGCAGAACCACGTGAGCTCCACCGCTGACACGCCTCTGTTAGACTGGCGGGGAGAGGGCAAGTGGGAAGAAAATCTGATAACCCCAAGTCCGCTGGGAACCTGGGGTGCTGACAATTTGCAGACAGGAGAGTGAAATGGTACCGTGGACCCTGGGAGGCTGAACTCCACAATTTCAGGAAACATTGTGTaaagttttggtttcttttcttttttcttttttttttttttttcagatagggtcttgctctgtcaccctggctagagtgcagtgccacaatcatggcccactgcaacctcaaattcctgggctgaagcaatcctattgccttggtctcccaaggtgctgggattacaggcatgagcccctatATCCGGTCTTGGtttcttaattatttaataaaactgGACTTTGGccggcatagtggctcacgcctgtaatcctaacactttgggaggccaaggggggtgcatcacctgaggttaggagttcaagaccagtctggccaacatggtgaaaccccatctctactaaaaatacaaaacttagccaggcatggtggcagacgcctatagtcccagctacttgggaggctgaggcaggagaatcgcttgaacctagggggtggaggttgcactgagctgagaccgcgccaccgcactccagcctgggtgacagagccaaactccatctcaaaaaaagtcaaaacacagCTGGACTTTAATTCCACACCATCAAATGGCACAGacagaagcagaaaacaaacagaacaatgAGAATAGTCAGGTGTTCCACACATGCGCACCACACCTCTGCTAGCTCAGGACCAGATTCTCGGCTCCTGTGCGCAGGCCTCACAATTGGGTTTTACATTTGAGCAGACCCAGTCCCTCACACCAGCCGGCCCCTTCTGGGGTCTTATTCGGCTGCTACAGGGCAGCgcctgcctctcctgcccacAGGAATACAAGCAGGCAAGGCGCCTCCCTGACGTTTGAGAGCATCAAAAACAACTGGTAATagcaaaaaaatgagaaagagcatgttgggaggccagggcggatggatcacaaggtcaggagttcgagaccagcctggccaacatggtaaaaccctcgtctcaactaaaaatacaaaaattagctgggcatggtggtatgtgtgtgtagtcccagttactcaggaggctgaggcaggagaaatgcttgaaccttggaggtgtaggttgtagtgaactgagatcgtgccactgcactcccgcctgggcgacaagagtgaaactccatctcaaaaataaataaataagagaaatagaTGGTGGCATACTCACAAAACAGAGCACGCATTATAAAAATTCAGGTGAATGAGCTGGAGCTCCATGTCAACACGCAGGAAGCGAGAAGATTTGAGTGGGGAAAAAGCACATTGTTGTAGAATGGAGGTAGAATGGAGTATTAGTTACAtcagccagacacggtggctcacgcctgtatcagcactctgggaggtcaaggtgagtggatcacttgagcccaggatttcaagaccagcctggacaacatagtaagaccccaggccgggtgcagtggctcacgcctgtaatcccatcactttgggaggctgaggcgggtggatcaccggaggttaggagttcaagaccagcctgaccaatatgatgaaaccctgtctctattaaaagtagaaaaattagccgggtgtggttacacattcctgtaaccccagctactcaatagactgaggcaggagaatcgcttgaacccgggaggcagaagttgcagtgagccaagatcacgccactgcactccagcctgggtgacagagtgagatcctgtctcaaaaacaaacaaacaggataGAATACCGTTTCGTTGATGTAAAACTTTTTGAAACCTCATGTATAGATGCATAAATATGTAGGAAATTTGTATAAGCCCACATTGCAATGATTTACAGCAAGTTCAGAATAAAGCTCCCATTCCAGACAGGGAAgcagggagaaaagggaaacctgAGCAGAATCTGTTTTGGACAGAAATATCTGAAGCAAATCTGCAAAAAGATTTTCTGAATTCTGACAGTAGGTATAAGGATGTcatattcttttctatattttactatttctcttttaaaaaacagaaaatgcggccgggcacagtaggtcacgactgtaatcccagcactttgggaggccaaggcgggggtatcacctgaggccaagagtttgagaccagcctggccaacatggtgaaaccccatctctacaaaaaatacaaaaatcagccgggcatggtggtgggcgcctgtaatcccagctactcagaaggctgaggccggaagatcgtttgaacccgggaggcggaggttgccctgagtggatatcacaccactgcactccagcctgggcagtaagagtgaaactccgtctcaccaacaacaaaaaaaagaaagaaagaaaaagaaaatgcttggcAAGTACCCGgcacaataaataaaaacccCAAGGGAGGCCTTGGGAGGTCTCCTGGGGCCACACCTTATCCTACGCAcggcacccccaccccagccacttCTGGAGCCTCAGACCATGGCAGAGGCCAGCATGGTCCTTCCCACTCCTGGAGCAGGTTGTGTGGGCTCAAAAAGCCCCAGAAGGACCCTCTTCTCTGAGCCCTCAGGTTACCTATGCTGGGGATGAGGCCCCGGGGGCAGAGCAGGGGACTCAGATCCCCCTGTCGGCCAGGCTCCGGGCTCCCTCAGGACAGGCCCCTTGGACCCCAGCACTCACCAAAGGCGGCCCCCACCAGGGCGAAGCAGGAGAGGAGCCAGGGGAAAGCCATGCCGCTGCCTCAGAAGGTGTGGGGCCTGCCAGCTGCGGGGCCCTTTCTACCTCCCGGGGGGACCCCCAGCCCCGCCCAGCCAGGGAGGCCTGAGCCCACCCTCCCTGTTACCCAGGGACCTTGGGCGATAAGCGGAGGCAGAGCCCGGCCGGGTTCTCTGCCGGACAACCCCAGCCCCTGGGAAATGGGCAGCTGCCCTGACATCACCCGGCAGCCTTGGGGACATGACCCCACAGAGCCAGCTGTGAGCTGCAGTAACCCTGCCAGGAGCCGGCACCAGGCTCTTCTGTTCCCAGCAGGGAAGTGGAGGCAGTCCCACCCCAGGCTCATGGAGGCCCAGCCGCTGTCACGGAGCCAGACCTCCGGGAACTCCGGTTCTCAGTGGACGGTGTTTCCGCCTAACACTGTCCTAGAAGCAAAGGGCTCAGGGCACTGTGGATTCTCCAGTGTCACCGCACGTCACCAGTGAAGCCAAGTCATTTCTGAGTGTGGCGAGGGTCTGGGTGACACGGCTTGGTGGCCCTAACAGGTGGGCAAAGCCACTGACACGTGTCCCCCTCTGCCGCAGCACCGGACAGGATTCACTCTTTCTTCAATGACTCATAAGGAACTAATCATTTCAAAGTTTCCGTCTCTTACAAAATGGAACTTTGATTCCACACCATAAAATGACACAGAAaactttttaagatggagtctcactctcacccaggccagagtgcagcggcacaatttcggctcactgcagcctctgcttcctgggttcaagtgattccctgcctcagccttccaagtagctgggattacaggtgcatgccaccgcgcccagctaattttttttttttttgagatggggtctcgctctgctgcctaggctggagtgcagtggtgcaatcttggcttactgcagcctctgcctcccaggttcaagcttttctcccacctcagcctcttgagtagctgggattacaggcgtagcaccacacgcggctaatttttgtatttttagtagagacaggatttcactatgttgtccaggctggtcccaaactcctggcctcaggtgatccaccctcctcggcctctcaaagtgctgggattacaggcgtgcgccactgtgcccggccaattgttgcatttttagtagagacagggtttcaccacgttggccaggctcatctcgaactcctggtctcaggtgatcctctggccttggcctcccaaagtgctaacattacaggcgtgagccactgcgcctgtctaaaaataaactattttgagGAAGCAGAAAAACTTTTCGTTGTCACAAAACAAGGAGGAAAGACAGATGTGGGTGACAGGTCAGTGACTCTGGGCAGGAAGCAGAGGCCAAGGGATCCTCGGCACCCTGTGGGCAGGTATTCAGGGGACAGAGCCCACAGCATCCCTGCCCTTATGGGCCTGAGACGCTcgtgacacacacacacgacacagATTAGCATGTAACGTAGTGACCACCACAGTCACCTGGGGCAAGGCTGAACAGGACGGGCTGCACTGTAGTTCCGGACAATGGGGGTCTGAAAGGAAGACGCGGTGGGAGGATGGCATTTCCACTGAAGGCCTTGGGCTCTGTGGTCAGCGGGCCGCATCACCTTGGATTTAGAAtatcccctccccagcctggcgcggttggctcacgcctgtaatcccagcactttgggaggctgaggcggtcggatcacaaggtcaggagatcgagaccatcctggctaacccttgaactactaaaaatacaaaaaattagccaggcatggtggtgggcgcctgttgtcccagctacttgggaggctgagccaggaaaatggcgcaaacccgggaggcggagcttgcagtgagccgagctcacaccactgctctccagcctgggcgacagagcgggactccgtccccaaaaaaaaa contains:
- the LOC116268652 gene encoding chymotrypsinogen B-like → MAFPWLLSCFALVGAAFGCGVPAIPPVLSGLTRIVNGEDAVPGSWPWQVSLQDKTGFHFCGGSLISEDWVVTAAHRGVRTSDVVVAGEFDQGSDEENIQVLKIAKVFKKPSFSIFTVRSDITLLKLATPAVFSQTVSAVCLPSADDDFPTGTVCVTTGWGKTKYNANKIPDKLQHAALPLLSNTQCRKFWGSKITEMICAGASGVSSCKGDSGGPLVCQKDRAWTLMGIVSWGSGTCSTSSPGVYTHVTKLIPRVQEILAAN